TGGGCAATCTAATAAAGCGGTACTTTTTATCCTTAAAACACGGAGGTATGATCATGGCGAGATTGAAAAAAGATCCATCTAAGGCTGGCGTCAGCGCTGCCAGTGTCAAAGGAAATGCCGGTCCGTCAATGGGACAAGGCGGAGAAAGAAAACAAAACAGCCAGAACAGCCAGTACAAAAAATAAACAATAGCAGAAGCGTCTCGAAGTAGTTGACGCTTAAGCTGGATGACAAAAAAACAGGCTGACAAATGTCAGCCTGAAGTTTATTTTTTCAGCATTCCTTTTAAAACAAATGCAACGTTTGCCGGGCGTTCTGCAAGGCGGCGCATGAAATATCCGTACCAGTCTGTTCCGAATGGGACATAAACGCGCAT
The window above is part of the Mesobacillus jeotgali genome. Proteins encoded here:
- a CDS encoding YuzL family protein, which translates into the protein MARLKKDPSKAGVSAASVKGNAGPSMGQGGERKQNSQNSQYKK